GGAGATTCCCGAGTCGCGCTCGTCGCTGGAGTTGTCGCCGCCATCGTTCCAGGCCGGGGGCGAAGCCCGATTGCAGTTGGGCTCCTGCTTGATGTGCTGCAGCGAGAGCAGAGCTGTGGCCGCCGCATCCTTGTCGCCCAGGTGGGACTTGTGGCGCAGCTTCAGCGGCAGGCAGTTGTTGGCATCGCTGCCCTGCTGCGGACTGCTCCTCTGGAGTTGCAAGGGAGCCAAGTGCGCTGGTTCGTGCTCCTGCTCATCGTCCCCGGACACAGCGcccgaggaggaggatgaggacAGAGCAGAGGACGAAGTGGAGGAGGGGGTGGAGGCAAGCATGTGCTCGTAGCTGGGCGAGCACGCCCGCCTGGACAGGTTGAGAACACTGGCTGCACTGGCGGACACCGAAGAGCTGCTGACCGCATCCACAGCGCTGCTGCTCACGGCAGCCTCGACGCTGTGAGTCCAGGGTCCAGCCGGCTCCAGGTGATCCTTGTAGGGAGCAGGCGCATACAGTCCAGCTggtggcggcggtggaggAGCTCCCACGACTGCTGCCGCGTTGTAGAGAGCTCCGGCGGCCACTGCCTTGCGCAAGCTATCCAGATCCTCGGGTCTTACGTTCCGGTTGAGGGCGTGCTGGAGCTGCACCTGCAGGTTGGCGATTGTGCTGGTGGGCGGACGGTTGTGCGGATCGGCAACGGGGGGAGAGCTGCCACCTGCGCTGGAGGCGGGCTCCTGCTGCTGCGGGGGCTGCTGATGTGGCTGCGGAGGCGGCTGGTACAGATGCTGGGGCGGCGGCTGAGGCACGACCAGGGTCTGCAGGTGTGAGTTCGGGGGCGGTTGCAGAGGGGCACCTGGATGTTGCACATGATGCACACTCTTCACGGTGACCTCCTGGCGAGCGTTGCCATTGGGGCCATAGATCAGAGGCGAGAGTGGCGGTCCAACGGGGTAGCCGCTGTGGCTGTGGGCTCCGGGCGAGGAGCTTCTACCTGTAGGCGAGGATCCCGAGGAGGAACCTCCGCTGCCGCCGCTGGAACCACTGATCTTGGCTCGCTTGGTGTTGCTCAGGACCTGCTCGCTGGTGGGCAGCGAGGCCAGGATCTTCTCCACGCTGACCAGGTTCTCGCCGGAGATGTTGAACTTGTCCCGG
This region of Drosophila bipectinata strain 14024-0381.07 chromosome 2L, DbipHiC1v2, whole genome shotgun sequence genomic DNA includes:
- the vri gene encoding uncharacterized protein vri isoform X1 gives rise to the protein MSIVCTLEQKVNFFKAAATTKNLLILKHNTDTSYHIRQDNPSSNNNKTTTQFPSNNLQHQQHLQQKLAQLQQLSQQKLSAGDYPYGPRPPKASQEETLLLLAPPAKFYPEAAVPSAMPEVLSGTPTNSHNKAIASASIAMMSNVRLTNISPTLSMNGSSNEATNLHPLSMYGGSISPQSNDSGMSDSLGKFVPGNGYGDSMMGKQSSQNGNGPQSALTAAQKELFSQRKQREFTPDNKKDESYWDRRRRNNEAAKRSREKRRYNDMVLEQRVIELTKENHVLKAQLDAIRDKFNISGENLVSVEKILASLPTSEQVLSNTKRAKISGSSGGSGGSSSGSSPTGRSSSPGAHSHSGYPVGPPLSPLIYGPNGNARQEVTVKSVHHVQHPGAPLQPPPNSHLQTLVVPQPPPQHLYQPPPQPHQQPPQQQEPASSAGGSSPPVADPHNRPPTSTIANLQVQLQHALNRNVRPEDLDSLRKAVAAGALYNAAAVVGAPPPPPPAGLYAPAPYKDHLEPAGPWTHSVEAAVSSSAVDAVSSSSVSASAASVLNLSRRACSPSYEHMLASTPSSTSSSALSSSSSSGAVSGDDEQEHEPAHLAPLQLQRSSPQQGSDANNCLPLKLRHKSHLGDKDAAATALLSLQHIKQEPNCNRASPPAWNDGGDNSSDERDSGISIASAEWTAQLQRKLLAPKEAGVVSSVERDQMLKSQLERLESEVASIKMILAE
- the vri gene encoding uncharacterized protein vri isoform X2 gives rise to the protein MPEVLSGTPTNSHNKAIASASIAMMSNVRLTNISPTLSMNGSSNEATNLHPLSMYGGSISPQSNDSGMSDSLGKFVPGNGYGDSMMGKQSSQNGNGPQSALTAAQKELFSQRKQREFTPDNKKDESYWDRRRRNNEAAKRSREKRRYNDMVLEQRVIELTKENHVLKAQLDAIRDKFNISGENLVSVEKILASLPTSEQVLSNTKRAKISGSSGGSGGSSSGSSPTGRSSSPGAHSHSGYPVGPPLSPLIYGPNGNARQEVTVKSVHHVQHPGAPLQPPPNSHLQTLVVPQPPPQHLYQPPPQPHQQPPQQQEPASSAGGSSPPVADPHNRPPTSTIANLQVQLQHALNRNVRPEDLDSLRKAVAAGALYNAAAVVGAPPPPPPAGLYAPAPYKDHLEPAGPWTHSVEAAVSSSAVDAVSSSSVSASAASVLNLSRRACSPSYEHMLASTPSSTSSSALSSSSSSGAVSGDDEQEHEPAHLAPLQLQRSSPQQGSDANNCLPLKLRHKSHLGDKDAAATALLSLQHIKQEPNCNRASPPAWNDGGDNSSDERDSGISIASAEWTAQLQRKLLAPKEAGVVSSVERDQMLKSQLERLESEVASIKMILAE